From a region of the Syngnathus scovelli strain Florida chromosome 19, RoL_Ssco_1.2, whole genome shotgun sequence genome:
- the susd5 gene encoding sushi domain-containing protein 5: MLGFLGCFAYLLVASVVNANGRVFVVELGNASSSSSFSDAERACASRRARLASTSELRHAVMECFFSSCTRGWLYGGSLGTTVCSYVGGSLKAVDVRTENATGDSSSSSGFCIKDKGVACGDPPSFPNARLQGQGGFELGDELLYTCVPGYVMPNGHSAFSLLCDSCGEWYGLVQICIKDSTETHVDYDDQFTYADADNQNEDDRPVEVHEITIHTEEPRDQELQEIHFQREEVDSNLDGQHEMEVDAAETSDKERGVVDTAEDPSWGQEVVTTASTDPPGSILTQKHLFWFPSETFQQEQHPVSVDPVTTTQRTSSSQSEENLNSEQESLTPHVSQVEQIPVEQEELDHQDRYEDHDHYDMGEHEEVHYGSRNDSSEERGVHEDSSHLQENVSEEHPDRDDHEEPYDENEHNGDHDEHYDHERDDDEDIVHQYDHDDQDHEERDDDDGNDHYDHNEHESDDYNLDNDEGRRDGNDSHAEHDSHSEHDSREDDDDHHQHVIFVETGRNGTRDHVGAATTTDETWLDGHPVAAHPNEVEELIPGTSVSETPESLETAAPDNPASSSDTLEDDTQQVVPTHSWLLDLTQQPFLDPAQGGDTSAGAAGERANLPGEAGERGEVEGEMGETVCVGDNCPPPRASRRGPTVAAIIAAVCVVAAAVILTVWCYRRRQQKSSAYNMNGKGQSTQHMEMQQKV; the protein is encoded by the exons ATGCTGGGCTTCCTTGGATGCTTTGCTTATCTTTTGGTGGCTTCTGTTGTCAATGCAAATG GTCGAGTGTTTGTGGTGGAGCTCGGGAACGCGTCTTCCAGTTCATCGTTCAGTGACGCCGAGCGGGCTTGCGCCTCCCGGCGGGCCCGGCTAGCATCGACCTCGGAGCTGAGGCACGCCGTCATGGAGTGTTTCTTCTCCTCGTGCACCCGTGGGTGGCTTTACGGAGGCTCCCTCGG CACCACCGTGTGTAGCTACGTAGGCGGCTCGCTAAAGGCCGTGGACGTGAGGACGGAAAACGCCACGGGCGACTCCAGCAGCTCGAGCGGATTCTGTATCAAAGACAAAG GCGTGGCGTGCGGAGACCCCCCTTCCTTCCCCAACGCTCGTCTGCAGGGCCAAGGCGGTTTTGAGTTGGGCGACGAACTCCTCTACACATGCGTGCCGGGATACGTCATGCCCAACGGTCACAGCGCCTTCAGCTTGTTGTGCGACAGCTGTGGCGAGTGGTACGGACTGGTCCAGATTTGCATCAAAG ACTCAACCGAGACTCACGTGGATTACGATGACCAGTTCACGTACGCCGATGCGGACAATCAGAACGAGGACGACAGACCCGTAGAGGTTCACGAGATCACGATCCACACAGAAGAACCCAGGGACCAGGAGCTGCAAGAAATCCACTTTCAAAGAGAAGAAGTGGATTCAAATCTGGATGGTCAGCATGAGATGGAAGTAGATGCCGCGGAAACAAGCGATAAGGAACGAGGCGTGGTGGACACCGCCGAGGACCCGAGTTGGGGGCAGGAAGTGGTGACCACGGCGTCCACAGACCCGCCAGGCTCCATCTTGACCCAAAAACACCTCTTCTGGTTCCCCTCGGAGACCTTCCAGCAGGAACAACACCCGGTTTCCGTGGACCCGGTGACCACCACTCAGCGGACCTCCAGCAGCCAATCCGAGGAGAACCTCAACAGTGAGCAAGAGAGTCTCACTCCCCATGTCAGTCAAGTGGAACAAATTCCAGTTGAGCAGGAAGAGCTGGACCACCAAGACCGCTACGAAGACCACGATCACTATGATATGGGCGAGCATGAGGAGGTTCACTACGGCAGCCGGAACGACAGCTCTGAGGAACGTGGTGTCCATGAGGACAGCAGCCATCTTCAGGAGAATGTTTCTGAGGAGCATCCGGACCGTGACGATCACGAAGAACCATACGATGAAAACGAGCACAACGGCGATCACGATGAACACTATGACCACGAAcgagatgatgatgaagatattGTGCATCAATATGATCATGATGATCAGGACCATGAAGAACGAGATGATGATGACGGCAACGATCATTACGATCACAACGAACACGAAAGCGATGACTACAACCTGGATAACGACGAGGGCAGGCGAGACGGCAACGACAGCCACGCCGAACACGATAGCCATTCGGAACACGACAGCCGCGAAGACGACGACGACCATCATCAGCATGTCATCTTTGTCGAAACCGGCCGGAATGGCACCCGGGACCACGTGGGAGCGGCGACCACCACAGACGAGACCTGGCTGGATGGACACCCGGTGGCCGCCCACCCTAACGAGGTCGAAGAACTCATCCCTGGCACCAGCGTGTCGGAAACACCAGAATCTTTAGAGACCGCCGCCCCGGACAACCCCGCCTCTTCCTCTGATACCCTCGAGGACGACACCCAGCAGGTGGTCCCCACCCATTCGTGGCTCCTGGACCTCACCCAGCAACCCTTCCTGGATCCGGCACAGGGCGGCGACACCTCAGCCGGGGCCGCGGGGGAGCGCGCCAACTTGCCCGGTGAGGCTGGTGAGAGGGGCGAGGTGGAGGGCGAGATGGGCGAGACGGTGTGCGTCGGGGACAACTGCCCACCGCCCAGAGCCTCACGCCGGGGCCCCACCGTGGCGGCCATTATTGCGGCGGTCTGCGTGGTGGCAGCGGCCGTCATATTGACCGTGTGGTGCTACCGGCGGCGACAGCAGAAGAGCTCGGCGTACAACATGAACGGGAAGGGACAAAGCACCCAGCACATGGAGATGCAGCAGAAAGTTTAA